A single genomic interval of Arachis duranensis cultivar V14167 chromosome 7, aradu.V14167.gnm2.J7QH, whole genome shotgun sequence harbors:
- the LOC107458640 gene encoding putative pentatricopeptide repeat-containing protein At3g15130 → MRNCHTMDTGENTYSNLLRGYAKDWNLHGGRAIHARFIKGCLPITLFLQNHLLNMYVKIGDLPSGRRVFDEMPHRNVVSWSAVIAGLVRDSYASEALSLFSRMHHEGLTKPNEFTFVSTLQACSLTENITCAYQIHSLIVRSGLESNVFLLNAFLAALVRHGKLAEALQAFDARTDKDIVSWNTLMTGYLQYSWEEIPRFWCRMNHNNIKPDNFTFSCILAGLASLAHLEMGVQVHGLLVKSGYGDDICVGNSLADMYIKCEKLVEGFRLLDEMPKKDVCSWSQIAIGCLQCGEPRKALSVITQMMRVGVMPNEFTLATALNACASLASLKGGKQIHGLRIKLGIDIDVCVDNALLDMYAKSGCMDSSWDTFQSMNSRSVISWTTMIMACAQNGQAREALQVFEEMKKTQNIEPNYITFICVLYACCQGGFVDEGWKYLFSMTKDHGILPGEDHYACMVNILGRAGLTKEAKELIQRMPFEPGVLVWQTLLSACQIHGDLETGKLAAEHAMLKEYKYPSTYLLLSNMFAELRNWDGVMTLRQLMEQKGVKKVPGSSWIELDKIKDIC, encoded by the coding sequence ATGAGAAACTGCCACACCATGGACACAGGGGAGAATACCTACTCAAATCTGTTGCGTGGATATGCGAAAGATTGGAACTTGCACGGTGGAAGAGCAATTCACGCCAGGTTCATCAAAGGATGTCTTCCTATAACACTTTTTCTTCAAAACCATTTGCTTAACATGTATGTTAAAATTGGAGACCTTCCTTCTGGACGCAGAGTGTTTGACGAAATGCCTCACAGGAATGTGGTTTCCTGGTCTGCTGTTATCGCAGGTTTAGTCCGAGACAGCTATGCTTCGGAAGCTCTTTCTTTGTTCAGCCGTATGCACCATGAGGGACTCACAAAGCCAAATGAGTTCACGTTTGTTAGCACCCTGCAGGCATGCTCGTTAACCGAGAATATAACCTGTGCTTACCAGATTCACTCGTTGATCGTTCGGTCAGGACTTGAGTCTAATGTCTTCTTGTTGAATGCCTTTTTGGCAGCCTTGGTGAGGCATGGTAAATTGGCAGAAGCATTGCAAGCTTTTGATGCAAGGACAGACAAGGATATCGTGTCATGGAATACATTGATGACAGGTTACTTGCAATATTCTTGGGAGGAGATTCCTAGATTTTGGTGTCGTATGAACCATAACAATATAAAGCCTGATAACTTCACATTTTCTTGCATCCTTGCCGGATTGGCTTCTCTAGCTCATCTTGAAATGGGAGTGCAAGTTCATGGCCTACTTGTGAAAAGTGGTTATGGTGATGACATTTGTGTTGGGAACTCTTTAGCTGATATGTATATAAAATGTGAAAAGTTGGTGGAAGGTTTTAGACTTCTGGATGAGATGCCGAAGAAAGATGTTTGCTCTTGGTCCCAGATTGCGATCGGATGTTTACAGTGTGGCGAACCAAGAAAGGCACTTTCAGTTATTACACAGATGATGAGAGTGGGTGTAATGCCAAATGAATTCACCTTGGCAACTGCCCTCAATGCTTGTGCAAGTTTGGCTTCACTGAAGGGAGGGAAACAAATCCATGGCTTGAGGATTAAACTTGGAATCGACATTGATGTCTGCGTGGATAATGCACTTCTTGATATGTATGCAAAAAGCGGATGCATGGATAGTTCATGGGATACTTTCCAGTCGATGAATTCTCGTTCTGTGATCTCATGGACAACAATGATAATGGCATGTGCACAGAATGGCCAAGCTAGAGAAGCACTTCAAGTttttgaagaaatgaagaagacaCAGAATATAGAGCCAAACTATATCACCTTCATTTGTGTTCTCTATGCTTGTTGTCAAGGTGGGTTTGTTGATGAAGGGTGGAAGTACTTGTTCTCAATGACCAAAGACCATGGAATCCTCCCTGGAGAAGACCATTATGCTTGTATGGTGAATATCTTAGGAAGAGCTGGACTCACTAAAGAAGCTAAAGAGTTGATCCAAAGAATGCCATTTGAACCAGGTGTGCTAGTTTGGCAAACACTCCTTAGTGCATGTCAAATTCATGGGGATTTAGAAACTGGAAAACTTGCAGCAGAGCATGCCATGTTGAAAGAATACAAGTATCCATCAACCTATTTATTGTTGTCTAACATGTTTGCAGAGTTAAGAAATTGGGATGGTGTAATGACTTTGAGACAACTAATGGAGCAAAAAGGTGTAAAGAAAGTACCTGGATCTAGTTGGATTGAACTTGACAAAATTAAGGACATTTGTTga